A stretch of Episyrphus balteatus chromosome 2, idEpiBalt1.1, whole genome shotgun sequence DNA encodes these proteins:
- the LOC129908815 gene encoding protein piccolo-like isoform X6, translated as MRFAIYGCDNDNRGEKCKNKISFFRFPYEENELKMWILACCRSDTINKRNARVCSVHFKEEDFHPTVKGIQRLKKGSVPSQFLMSEVQKKQENQSRTQPLQGSNLNTQQSQHLQASNQNTNTVQYPPPRSDLLQATSVVNHQTNTVQKPSPRSQLLQANGKHTNNTIQQPLPRSHLLQAPGVATQLTNTVQQPQPRYLSQLLQSPGLAINQTNTVQQPQPRSHLLQAPGIATQRTNTVQQPQPRSQLLQAPGIATQRTNTVQQPQPRSQLLQAPGIATQRTNTVQQPQPRYLSQLLQSPGLATHQTNTVQQPQPRYLSQLLQSPGLATHQTNTVQQPQPRSQLLQAPSIATQRTNTVQQPQPRSQLLQAPGIATQRTNTVQQPQPRYLSQLRQSPGLATHQTNTVQQPQPRSQLLQAPGIATQRTNTVQQPQPRSQLLQAPGIATQRTNTVQQPQPRYLSQLLQSPGFATHQTNTVQQPQPRSQLLQAPGVATQRTNTVQQHPPRSQTLHNLTTQQCYGLLHFTQLHHPKRYDIYFVNFNTLVLDYKQILKIQIVAQHIYIHICMLYVYI; from the exons atgcgttttgcgATATATGGTTGCGATAATGACAACAGGGGagagaaatgcaaaaataaaatttcttttttccgtTTTCCGTATGAGGAAAACGAATTAAAAATGTGGATATTGGCCTGCTGCAGGAGTGATACCATCAACAAAAGAAATGCAAGGGTTTGTAGCGTCCATTTCAAAGAAGAAGATTTTCATCCTACGGTTAAAGGAATCCAGCGATTGAAGAAAGGATCGGTACCATCACAGTTTTTGATGTCTGAAGTACAAAAAAAGCAGGAAAATCAATCAag AACTCAGCCACTTCAAGGCTCCAACTTAAACACCCAACAATCTCAACATCTTCAAGCAAGCAATCAAAATACCAACACTGTCCAATATCCTCCACCAAG atctGATCTTCTTCAAGCAACCAGTGTAGTCAACCACCAAACCAACACCGTCCAAAAACCTTCACCAAG atctcaGCTTCTTCAAGCAAATGGCAAACATACCAACAACACCATCCAACAACCTCTACCAAG ATCTCATCTTCTTCAAGCACCCGGTGTAGCAACCCAACTAACCAACACTGTCCAACAACCTCAACCAAGGTATCTGTCTCAACTTCTTCAATCACCCGGTTTAGCAATCAACCAAACCAACACCGTCCAACAACCTCAACCAAG ATCTCATCTTCTTCAAGCACCCGGTATAGCAACCCAACGAACCAACACTGTCCAACAACCTCAACCAAG atctcaGCTTCTTCAAGCACCCGGTATAGCAACCCAACGAACCAACACTGTCCAACAACCTCAACCAAG atctcaGCTTCTTCAAGCACCCGGTATAGCAACCCAACGAACCAACACTGTCCAACAACCTCAACCAAGGTATCTGTCTCAACTTCTTCAATCACCCGGTTTAGCAACCCACCAAACCAACACCGTCCAACAACCTCAACCAAGGTATCTGTCTCAACTTCTTCAATCACCCGGTTTAGCAACCCACCAAACCAACACCGTCCAACAACCTCAACCAAG atctcaGCTTCTTCAAGCACCCAGTATAGCAACCCAACGAACCAACACTGTCCAACAACCTCAACCAAG atctcaGCTTCTTCAAGCACCCGGTATAGCAACCCAACGAACCAACACTGTCCAACAACCTCAACCAAGGTATCTGTCTCAACTTCGTCAATCACCCGGTTTAGCAACCCACCAAACCAACACCGTCCAACAACCTCAACCAAG atctcaGCTTCTTCAAGCACCCGGTATAGCAACCCAACGAACCAACACTGTCCAACAACCTCAACCAAG atctcaGCTTCTTCAAGCACCCGGTATAGCAACCCAACGAACCAACACTGTCCAACAACCTCAACCAAGGTATCTGTCTCAACTTCTTCAATCACCCGGTTTTGCAACCCACCAAACCAACACCGTCCAACAACCTCAACCAAG atctcaGCTTCTTCAAGCACCCGGTGTAGCAACCCAACGAACCAACACTGTCCAACAACATCCACCAAG ATCTCAGACACTACACAACCTCACCACCCAACAATGCTACGGATTACTACACTTCACCCAACTTCACCACCCAAAACGCTACGATATATACTTTGTAAATTTTAACACATTAGTGTTAGACTATAAACAAATACTTAAAATACAAATAGTTGCACAacatatttatatacatatatgtatgttgtatgtatatatataa
- the LOC129908815 gene encoding protein piccolo-like isoform X3 has protein sequence MRFAIYGCDNDNRGEKCKNKISFFRFPYEENELKMWILACCRSDTINKRNARVCSVHFKEEDFHPTVKGIQRLKKGSVPSQFLMSEVQKKQENQSRTQPLQGSNLNTQQSQHLQASNQNTNTVQYPPPRSDLLQATSVVNHQTNTVQKPSPRSQLLQANGKHTNNTIQQPLPRSHLLQAPGVATQLTNTVQQPQPRYLSQLLQSPGLAINQTNTVQQPQPRSHLLQAPGIATQRTNTVQQPQPRYLSQLLQSPGLAPTKTNTVQQPQPRSQLLQAPGIATQRTNTVQQPQPRSQLLQAPGIATQRTNTVQQPQPRYLSQLLQSPGLATHQTNTVQQPQPRYLSQLLQSPGLATHQTNTVQQPQPRSQLLQAPSIATQRTNTVQQPQPRSQLLQAPGIATQRTNTVQQPQPRYLSQLRQSPGLATHQTNTVQQPQPRSQLLQAPGIATQRTNTVQQPQPRYLSQLLQSPGFATHQTNTVQQPQPRSQLLQAPGVATQRTNTVQQHPPRSQTLHNLTTQQCYGLLHFTQLHHPKRYDIYFVNFNTLVLDYKQILKIQIVAQHIYIHICMLYVYI, from the exons atgcgttttgcgATATATGGTTGCGATAATGACAACAGGGGagagaaatgcaaaaataaaatttcttttttccgtTTTCCGTATGAGGAAAACGAATTAAAAATGTGGATATTGGCCTGCTGCAGGAGTGATACCATCAACAAAAGAAATGCAAGGGTTTGTAGCGTCCATTTCAAAGAAGAAGATTTTCATCCTACGGTTAAAGGAATCCAGCGATTGAAGAAAGGATCGGTACCATCACAGTTTTTGATGTCTGAAGTACAAAAAAAGCAGGAAAATCAATCAag AACTCAGCCACTTCAAGGCTCCAACTTAAACACCCAACAATCTCAACATCTTCAAGCAAGCAATCAAAATACCAACACTGTCCAATATCCTCCACCAAG atctGATCTTCTTCAAGCAACCAGTGTAGTCAACCACCAAACCAACACCGTCCAAAAACCTTCACCAAG atctcaGCTTCTTCAAGCAAATGGCAAACATACCAACAACACCATCCAACAACCTCTACCAAG ATCTCATCTTCTTCAAGCACCCGGTGTAGCAACCCAACTAACCAACACTGTCCAACAACCTCAACCAAGGTATCTGTCTCAACTTCTTCAATCACCCGGTTTAGCAATCAACCAAACCAACACCGTCCAACAACCTCAACCAAG ATCTCATCTTCTTCAAGCACCCGGTATAGCAACCCAACGAACCAACACTGTCCAACAACCTCAACCAAGGTATCTGTCTCAACTTCTTCAATCACCCGGTTTAGCACCCACCAAAACCAACACCGTCCAACAACCTCAACCAAG atctcaGCTTCTTCAAGCACCCGGTATAGCAACCCAACGAACCAACACTGTCCAACAACCTCAACCAAG atctcaGCTTCTTCAAGCACCCGGTATAGCAACCCAACGAACCAACACTGTCCAACAACCTCAACCAAGGTATCTGTCTCAACTTCTTCAATCACCCGGTTTAGCAACCCACCAAACCAACACCGTCCAACAACCTCAACCAAGGTATCTGTCTCAACTTCTTCAATCACCCGGTTTAGCAACCCACCAAACCAACACCGTCCAACAACCTCAACCAAG atctcaGCTTCTTCAAGCACCCAGTATAGCAACCCAACGAACCAACACTGTCCAACAACCTCAACCAAG atctcaGCTTCTTCAAGCACCCGGTATAGCAACCCAACGAACCAACACTGTCCAACAACCTCAACCAAGGTATCTGTCTCAACTTCGTCAATCACCCGGTTTAGCAACCCACCAAACCAACACCGTCCAACAACCTCAACCAAG atctcaGCTTCTTCAAGCACCCGGTATAGCAACCCAACGAACCAACACTGTCCAACAACCTCAACCAAGGTATCTGTCTCAACTTCTTCAATCACCCGGTTTTGCAACCCACCAAACCAACACCGTCCAACAACCTCAACCAAG atctcaGCTTCTTCAAGCACCCGGTGTAGCAACCCAACGAACCAACACTGTCCAACAACATCCACCAAG ATCTCAGACACTACACAACCTCACCACCCAACAATGCTACGGATTACTACACTTCACCCAACTTCACCACCCAAAACGCTACGATATATACTTTGTAAATTTTAACACATTAGTGTTAGACTATAAACAAATACTTAAAATACAAATAGTTGCACAacatatttatatacatatatgtatgttgtatgtatatatataa
- the LOC129908815 gene encoding protein piccolo-like isoform X7 gives MRFAIYGCDNDNRGEKCKNKISFFRFPYEENELKMWILACCRSDTINKRNARVCSVHFKEEDFHPTVKGIQRLKKGSVPSQFLMSEVQKKQENQSRTQPLQGSNLNTQQSQHLQASNQNTNTVQYPPPRSDLLQATSVVNHQTNTVQKPSPRSQLLQANGKHTNNTIQQPLPRSHLLQAPGVATQLTNTVQQPQPRYLSQLLQSPGLAINQTNTVQQPQPRSHLLQAPGIATQRTNTVQQPQPRYLSQLLQSPGLAPTKTNTVQQPQPRSQLLQAPGIATQRTNTVQQPQPRSQLLQAPGIATQRTNTVQQPQPRYLSQLLQSPGLATHQTNTVQQPQPRYLSQLLQSPGLATHQTNTVQQPQPRSQLLQAPSIATQRTNTVQQPQPRSQLLQAPGIATQRTNTVQQPQPRSQLLQAPGIATQRTNTVQQPQPRSQLLQAPGIATQRTNTVQQPQPRYLSQLLQSPGFATHQTNTVQQPQPRSQLLQAPGVATQRTNTVQQHPPRSQTLHNLTTQQCYGLLHFTQLHHPKRYDIYFVNFNTLVLDYKQILKIQIVAQHIYIHICMLYVYI, from the exons atgcgttttgcgATATATGGTTGCGATAATGACAACAGGGGagagaaatgcaaaaataaaatttcttttttccgtTTTCCGTATGAGGAAAACGAATTAAAAATGTGGATATTGGCCTGCTGCAGGAGTGATACCATCAACAAAAGAAATGCAAGGGTTTGTAGCGTCCATTTCAAAGAAGAAGATTTTCATCCTACGGTTAAAGGAATCCAGCGATTGAAGAAAGGATCGGTACCATCACAGTTTTTGATGTCTGAAGTACAAAAAAAGCAGGAAAATCAATCAag AACTCAGCCACTTCAAGGCTCCAACTTAAACACCCAACAATCTCAACATCTTCAAGCAAGCAATCAAAATACCAACACTGTCCAATATCCTCCACCAAG atctGATCTTCTTCAAGCAACCAGTGTAGTCAACCACCAAACCAACACCGTCCAAAAACCTTCACCAAG atctcaGCTTCTTCAAGCAAATGGCAAACATACCAACAACACCATCCAACAACCTCTACCAAG ATCTCATCTTCTTCAAGCACCCGGTGTAGCAACCCAACTAACCAACACTGTCCAACAACCTCAACCAAGGTATCTGTCTCAACTTCTTCAATCACCCGGTTTAGCAATCAACCAAACCAACACCGTCCAACAACCTCAACCAAG ATCTCATCTTCTTCAAGCACCCGGTATAGCAACCCAACGAACCAACACTGTCCAACAACCTCAACCAAGGTATCTGTCTCAACTTCTTCAATCACCCGGTTTAGCACCCACCAAAACCAACACCGTCCAACAACCTCAACCAAG atctcaGCTTCTTCAAGCACCCGGTATAGCAACCCAACGAACCAACACTGTCCAACAACCTCAACCAAG atctcaGCTTCTTCAAGCACCCGGTATAGCAACCCAACGAACCAACACTGTCCAACAACCTCAACCAAGGTATCTGTCTCAACTTCTTCAATCACCCGGTTTAGCAACCCACCAAACCAACACCGTCCAACAACCTCAACCAAGGTATCTGTCTCAACTTCTTCAATCACCCGGTTTAGCAACCCACCAAACCAACACCGTCCAACAACCTCAACCAAG atctcaGCTTCTTCAAGCACCCAGTATAGCAACCCAACGAACCAACACTGTCCAACAACCTCAACCAAG atctcaGCTTCTTCAAGCACCCGGTATAGCAACCCAACGAACCAACACTGTCCAACAACCTCAACCAAG atctcaGCTTCTTCAAGCACCCGGTATAGCAACCCAACGAACCAACACTGTCCAACAACCTCAACCAAG atctcaGCTTCTTCAAGCACCCGGTATAGCAACCCAACGAACCAACACTGTCCAACAACCTCAACCAAGGTATCTGTCTCAACTTCTTCAATCACCCGGTTTTGCAACCCACCAAACCAACACCGTCCAACAACCTCAACCAAG atctcaGCTTCTTCAAGCACCCGGTGTAGCAACCCAACGAACCAACACTGTCCAACAACATCCACCAAG ATCTCAGACACTACACAACCTCACCACCCAACAATGCTACGGATTACTACACTTCACCCAACTTCACCACCCAAAACGCTACGATATATACTTTGTAAATTTTAACACATTAGTGTTAGACTATAAACAAATACTTAAAATACAAATAGTTGCACAacatatttatatacatatatgtatgttgtatgtatatatataa
- the LOC129908815 gene encoding ataxin-2 homolog isoform X9 → MRFAIYGCDNDNRGEKCKNKISFFRFPYEENELKMWILACCRSDTINKRNARVCSVHFKEEDFHPTVKGIQRLKKGSVPSQFLMSEVQKKQENQSRTQPLQGSNLNTQQSQHLQASNQNTNTVQYPPPRSDLLQATSVVNHQTNTVQKPSPRSQLLQANGKHTNNTIQQPLPRSHLLQAPGVATQLTNTVQQPQPRYLSQLLQSPGLAINQTNTVQQPQPRSHLLQAPGIATQRTNTVQQPQPRYLSQLLQSPGLAPTKTNTVQQPQPRSQLLQAPGIATQRTNTVQQPQPRSQLLQAPGIATQRTNTVQQPQPRYLSQLLQSPGLATHQTNTVQQPQPRYLSQLLQSPGLATHQTNTVQQPQPRSQLLQAPSIATQRTNTVQQPQPRSQLLQAPGIATQRTNTVQQPQPRYLSQLRQSPGLATHQTNTVQQPQPRSQLLQAPGIATQRTNTVQQPQPRSQLLQAPGIATQRTNTVQQPQPRSQLLQAPGVATQRTNTVQQHPPRSQTLHNLTTQQCYGLLHFTQLHHPKRYDIYFVNFNTLVLDYKQILKIQIVAQHIYIHICMLYVYI, encoded by the exons atgcgttttgcgATATATGGTTGCGATAATGACAACAGGGGagagaaatgcaaaaataaaatttcttttttccgtTTTCCGTATGAGGAAAACGAATTAAAAATGTGGATATTGGCCTGCTGCAGGAGTGATACCATCAACAAAAGAAATGCAAGGGTTTGTAGCGTCCATTTCAAAGAAGAAGATTTTCATCCTACGGTTAAAGGAATCCAGCGATTGAAGAAAGGATCGGTACCATCACAGTTTTTGATGTCTGAAGTACAAAAAAAGCAGGAAAATCAATCAag AACTCAGCCACTTCAAGGCTCCAACTTAAACACCCAACAATCTCAACATCTTCAAGCAAGCAATCAAAATACCAACACTGTCCAATATCCTCCACCAAG atctGATCTTCTTCAAGCAACCAGTGTAGTCAACCACCAAACCAACACCGTCCAAAAACCTTCACCAAG atctcaGCTTCTTCAAGCAAATGGCAAACATACCAACAACACCATCCAACAACCTCTACCAAG ATCTCATCTTCTTCAAGCACCCGGTGTAGCAACCCAACTAACCAACACTGTCCAACAACCTCAACCAAGGTATCTGTCTCAACTTCTTCAATCACCCGGTTTAGCAATCAACCAAACCAACACCGTCCAACAACCTCAACCAAG ATCTCATCTTCTTCAAGCACCCGGTATAGCAACCCAACGAACCAACACTGTCCAACAACCTCAACCAAGGTATCTGTCTCAACTTCTTCAATCACCCGGTTTAGCACCCACCAAAACCAACACCGTCCAACAACCTCAACCAAG atctcaGCTTCTTCAAGCACCCGGTATAGCAACCCAACGAACCAACACTGTCCAACAACCTCAACCAAG atctcaGCTTCTTCAAGCACCCGGTATAGCAACCCAACGAACCAACACTGTCCAACAACCTCAACCAAGGTATCTGTCTCAACTTCTTCAATCACCCGGTTTAGCAACCCACCAAACCAACACCGTCCAACAACCTCAACCAAGGTATCTGTCTCAACTTCTTCAATCACCCGGTTTAGCAACCCACCAAACCAACACCGTCCAACAACCTCAACCAAG atctcaGCTTCTTCAAGCACCCAGTATAGCAACCCAACGAACCAACACTGTCCAACAACCTCAACCAAG atctcaGCTTCTTCAAGCACCCGGTATAGCAACCCAACGAACCAACACTGTCCAACAACCTCAACCAAGGTATCTGTCTCAACTTCGTCAATCACCCGGTTTAGCAACCCACCAAACCAACACCGTCCAACAACCTCAACCAAG atctcaGCTTCTTCAAGCACCCGGTATAGCAACCCAACGAACCAACACTGTCCAACAACCTCAACCAAG atctcaGCTTCTTCAAGCACCCGGTATAGCAACCCAACGAACCAACACTGTCCAACAACCTCAACCAAG atctcaGCTTCTTCAAGCACCCGGTGTAGCAACCCAACGAACCAACACTGTCCAACAACATCCACCAAG ATCTCAGACACTACACAACCTCACCACCCAACAATGCTACGGATTACTACACTTCACCCAACTTCACCACCCAAAACGCTACGATATATACTTTGTAAATTTTAACACATTAGTGTTAGACTATAAACAAATACTTAAAATACAAATAGTTGCACAacatatttatatacatatatgtatgttgtatgtatatatataa
- the LOC129908815 gene encoding protein piccolo-like isoform X11 → MRFAIYGCDNDNRGEKCKNKISFFRFPYEENELKMWILACCRSDTINKRNARVCSVHFKEEDFHPTVKGIQRLKKGSVPSQFLMSEVQKKQENQSRTQPLQGSNLNTQQSQHLQASNQNTNTVQYPPPRSDLLQATSVVNHQTNTVQKPSPRSQLLQANGKHTNNTIQQPLPRSHLLQAPGVATQLTNTVQQPQPRYLSQLLQSPGLAINQTNTVQQPQPRSHLLQAPGIATQRTNTVQQPQPRYLSQLLQSPGLAPTKTNTVQQPQPRSQLLQAPGIATQRTNTVQQPQPRSQLLQAPGIATQRTNTVQQPQPRYLSQLLQSPGLATHQTNTVQQPQPRSQLLQAPGIATQRTNTVQQPQPRYLSQLRQSPGLATHQTNTVQQPQPRSQLLQAPGIATQRTNTVQQPQPRSQLLQAPGIATQRTNTVQQPQPRYLSQLLQSPGFATHQTNTVQQPQPRSQLLQAPGVATQRTNTVQQHPPRSQTLHNLTTQQCYGLLHFTQLHHPKRYDIYFVNFNTLVLDYKQILKIQIVAQHIYIHICMLYVYI, encoded by the exons atgcgttttgcgATATATGGTTGCGATAATGACAACAGGGGagagaaatgcaaaaataaaatttcttttttccgtTTTCCGTATGAGGAAAACGAATTAAAAATGTGGATATTGGCCTGCTGCAGGAGTGATACCATCAACAAAAGAAATGCAAGGGTTTGTAGCGTCCATTTCAAAGAAGAAGATTTTCATCCTACGGTTAAAGGAATCCAGCGATTGAAGAAAGGATCGGTACCATCACAGTTTTTGATGTCTGAAGTACAAAAAAAGCAGGAAAATCAATCAag AACTCAGCCACTTCAAGGCTCCAACTTAAACACCCAACAATCTCAACATCTTCAAGCAAGCAATCAAAATACCAACACTGTCCAATATCCTCCACCAAG atctGATCTTCTTCAAGCAACCAGTGTAGTCAACCACCAAACCAACACCGTCCAAAAACCTTCACCAAG atctcaGCTTCTTCAAGCAAATGGCAAACATACCAACAACACCATCCAACAACCTCTACCAAG ATCTCATCTTCTTCAAGCACCCGGTGTAGCAACCCAACTAACCAACACTGTCCAACAACCTCAACCAAGGTATCTGTCTCAACTTCTTCAATCACCCGGTTTAGCAATCAACCAAACCAACACCGTCCAACAACCTCAACCAAG ATCTCATCTTCTTCAAGCACCCGGTATAGCAACCCAACGAACCAACACTGTCCAACAACCTCAACCAAGGTATCTGTCTCAACTTCTTCAATCACCCGGTTTAGCACCCACCAAAACCAACACCGTCCAACAACCTCAACCAAG atctcaGCTTCTTCAAGCACCCGGTATAGCAACCCAACGAACCAACACTGTCCAACAACCTCAACCAAG atctcaGCTTCTTCAAGCACCCGGTATAGCAACCCAACGAACCAACACTGTCCAACAACCTCAACCAAGGTATCTGTCTCAACTTCTTCAATCACCCGGTTTAGCAACCCACCAAACCAACACCGTCCAACAACCTCAACCAAG atctcaGCTTCTTCAAGCACCCGGTATAGCAACCCAACGAACCAACACTGTCCAACAACCTCAACCAAGGTATCTGTCTCAACTTCGTCAATCACCCGGTTTAGCAACCCACCAAACCAACACCGTCCAACAACCTCAACCAAG atctcaGCTTCTTCAAGCACCCGGTATAGCAACCCAACGAACCAACACTGTCCAACAACCTCAACCAAG atctcaGCTTCTTCAAGCACCCGGTATAGCAACCCAACGAACCAACACTGTCCAACAACCTCAACCAAGGTATCTGTCTCAACTTCTTCAATCACCCGGTTTTGCAACCCACCAAACCAACACCGTCCAACAACCTCAACCAAG atctcaGCTTCTTCAAGCACCCGGTGTAGCAACCCAACGAACCAACACTGTCCAACAACATCCACCAAG ATCTCAGACACTACACAACCTCACCACCCAACAATGCTACGGATTACTACACTTCACCCAACTTCACCACCCAAAACGCTACGATATATACTTTGTAAATTTTAACACATTAGTGTTAGACTATAAACAAATACTTAAAATACAAATAGTTGCACAacatatttatatacatatatgtatgttgtatgtatatatataa
- the LOC129908815 gene encoding ataxin-2 homolog isoform X10, producing the protein MWILACCRSDTINKRNARVCSVHFKEEDFHPTVKGIQRLKKGSVPSQFLMSEVQKKQENQSRTQPLQGSNLNTQQSQHLQASNQNTNTVQYPPPRSDLLQATSVVNHQTNTVQKPSPRSQLLQANGKHTNNTIQQPLPRSHLLQAPGVATQLTNTVQQPQPRYLSQLLQSPGLAINQTNTVQQPQPRSHLLQAPGIATQRTNTVQQPQPRYLSQLLQSPGLAPTKTNTVQQPQPRSQLLQAPGIATQRTNTVQQPQPRSQLLQAPGIATQRTNTVQQPQPRYLSQLLQSPGLATHQTNTVQQPQPRYLSQLLQSPGLATHQTNTVQQPQPRSQLLQAPSIATQRTNTVQQPQPRSQLLQAPGIATQRTNTVQQPQPRYLSQLRQSPGLATHQTNTVQQPQPRSQLLQAPGIATQRTNTVQQPQPRSQLLQAPGIATQRTNTVQQPQPRYLSQLLQSPGFATHQTNTVQQPQPRSQLLQAPGVATQRTNTVQQHPPRSQTLHNLTTQQCYGLLHFTQLHHPKRYDIYFVNFNTLVLDYKQILKIQIVAQHIYIHICMLYVYI; encoded by the exons ATGTGGATATTGGCCTGCTGCAGGAGTGATACCATCAACAAAAGAAATGCAAGGGTTTGTAGCGTCCATTTCAAAGAAGAAGATTTTCATCCTACGGTTAAAGGAATCCAGCGATTGAAGAAAGGATCGGTACCATCACAGTTTTTGATGTCTGAAGTACAAAAAAAGCAGGAAAATCAATCAag AACTCAGCCACTTCAAGGCTCCAACTTAAACACCCAACAATCTCAACATCTTCAAGCAAGCAATCAAAATACCAACACTGTCCAATATCCTCCACCAAG atctGATCTTCTTCAAGCAACCAGTGTAGTCAACCACCAAACCAACACCGTCCAAAAACCTTCACCAAG atctcaGCTTCTTCAAGCAAATGGCAAACATACCAACAACACCATCCAACAACCTCTACCAAG ATCTCATCTTCTTCAAGCACCCGGTGTAGCAACCCAACTAACCAACACTGTCCAACAACCTCAACCAAGGTATCTGTCTCAACTTCTTCAATCACCCGGTTTAGCAATCAACCAAACCAACACCGTCCAACAACCTCAACCAAG ATCTCATCTTCTTCAAGCACCCGGTATAGCAACCCAACGAACCAACACTGTCCAACAACCTCAACCAAGGTATCTGTCTCAACTTCTTCAATCACCCGGTTTAGCACCCACCAAAACCAACACCGTCCAACAACCTCAACCAAG atctcaGCTTCTTCAAGCACCCGGTATAGCAACCCAACGAACCAACACTGTCCAACAACCTCAACCAAG atctcaGCTTCTTCAAGCACCCGGTATAGCAACCCAACGAACCAACACTGTCCAACAACCTCAACCAAGGTATCTGTCTCAACTTCTTCAATCACCCGGTTTAGCAACCCACCAAACCAACACCGTCCAACAACCTCAACCAAGGTATCTGTCTCAACTTCTTCAATCACCCGGTTTAGCAACCCACCAAACCAACACCGTCCAACAACCTCAACCAAG atctcaGCTTCTTCAAGCACCCAGTATAGCAACCCAACGAACCAACACTGTCCAACAACCTCAACCAAG atctcaGCTTCTTCAAGCACCCGGTATAGCAACCCAACGAACCAACACTGTCCAACAACCTCAACCAAGGTATCTGTCTCAACTTCGTCAATCACCCGGTTTAGCAACCCACCAAACCAACACCGTCCAACAACCTCAACCAAG atctcaGCTTCTTCAAGCACCCGGTATAGCAACCCAACGAACCAACACTGTCCAACAACCTCAACCAAG atctcaGCTTCTTCAAGCACCCGGTATAGCAACCCAACGAACCAACACTGTCCAACAACCTCAACCAAGGTATCTGTCTCAACTTCTTCAATCACCCGGTTTTGCAACCCACCAAACCAACACCGTCCAACAACCTCAACCAAG atctcaGCTTCTTCAAGCACCCGGTGTAGCAACCCAACGAACCAACACTGTCCAACAACATCCACCAAG ATCTCAGACACTACACAACCTCACCACCCAACAATGCTACGGATTACTACACTTCACCCAACTTCACCACCCAAAACGCTACGATATATACTTTGTAAATTTTAACACATTAGTGTTAGACTATAAACAAATACTTAAAATACAAATAGTTGCACAacatatttatatacatatatgtatgttgtatgtatatatataa